In the Aythya fuligula isolate bAytFul2 chromosome 8, bAytFul2.pri, whole genome shotgun sequence genome, one interval contains:
- the PLPPR5 gene encoding phospholipid phosphatase-related protein type 5 isoform X3 encodes MLYFQMVIMAGTVMLAYYFEYTDTFAVNVQGFFCYEGAYRKPYPGPEDSSAVPPVLLYSLTAGVPVLVIIVGETAVFCLQLATKDFENQEKTILTGDCCYINPLVRRTIRFLGIYAFGLFATDIFVNAGQVVTGNLAPHFLALCKPNYTALGCKQYTQFISSAHACTGNPDLIMKARKTFPSKEAALSVYAAMYLAMYITSTVKARGTRLAKPVLCLGLMCLAFLTGINRVAEYRNHWSDVIAGFVIGISIAVFLVVCVVNNFRGRQPEHEHSHMDNLAQMPVISIPRVESPLEKELRISSTV; translated from the exons ATGCTTTACTTCCAGATGGTGATCATGGCAGGGACCGTGATGCTGGCTTACTACTTCGAGTACACCGACACCTTCGCCGTCAACGTGCAGGGCTTCTTCTGCTACGAGGGCGCGTACCGCAAGCCCTACCCGGGCCCGGAGGACAGCAGCGCCGTGCCCCCGGTGCTCCTCTACTCGCTGACGGCGGGCGTGCCCGTGCTGGTG ATTATCGTTGGAGAAACTGCAGTGTTTTGCCTACAGTTAGCTACAAAGGATTttgaaaaccaagaaaaaacaatattaaCTGGAGACTGTTGTTATATAAATCCACTGGTGCGCAGAACCATCAGATTCCTTG GAATTTACGCATTTGGACTGTTTGCTACGGACATCTTTGTAAATGCTGGACAAGTAGTAACAGGGAATCTTGCACCACATTTTCTTGCACTTTGTAAACCCAACtatacagcacttggatgtaaaCAGTATACACAATTCATCAGTAGTGCGCATGCCTGTACGGGAAACCCAGACCTTATCATGAAAGCCAGAAAGACATTCCCATCCAAAGAAGCAGCACTAAGCGTATATGCAGCTATGTATCTGGCT ATGTATATCACCAGCACAGTAAAAGCCAGAGGAACAAGGCTTGCAAAACCTGTTCTGTGTTTGGGCTTAATGTGCTTAGCTTTCCTTACTGGAATCAACAGAGTAGCAGAGTATCGAAATCACTGGTCAGATGTAATAGCAGGATTTGTAATTGGAATATCTATAGCAGTGTTTTTG GTTGTTTGTGTGGTAAATAACTTCAGAGGACGTCAGCCAGAACATGAACATTCTCATATGGATAATCTGGCCCAGATGCCCGTGATCAGCATACCCCGAGTAGAAAGCCCGTTAGAAAAG
- the PLPPR5 gene encoding phospholipid phosphatase-related protein type 5 isoform X2, translated as MRVPSPLSSMLYFQMVIMAGTVMLAYYFEYTDTFAVNVQGFFCYEGAYRKPYPGPEDSSAVPPVLLYSLTAGVPVLVIIVGETAVFCLQLATKDFENQEKTILTGDCCYINPLVRRTIRFLGIYAFGLFATDIFVNAGQVVTGNLAPHFLALCKPNYTALGCKQYTQFISSAHACTGNPDLIMKARKTFPSKEAALSVYAAMYLAMYITSTVKARGTRLAKPVLCLGLMCLAFLTGINRVAEYRNHWSDVIAGFVIGISIAVFLVVCVVNNFRGRQPEHEHSHMDNLAQMPVISIPRVESPLEKNHITAFAEVT; from the exons ATGCGAGTGCCCTCTCCGCTCAGCAGCATGCTTTACTTCCAGATGGTGATCATGGCAGGGACCGTGATGCTGGCTTACTACTTCGAGTACACCGACACCTTCGCCGTCAACGTGCAGGGCTTCTTCTGCTACGAGGGCGCGTACCGCAAGCCCTACCCGGGCCCGGAGGACAGCAGCGCCGTGCCCCCGGTGCTCCTCTACTCGCTGACGGCGGGCGTGCCCGTGCTGGTG ATTATCGTTGGAGAAACTGCAGTGTTTTGCCTACAGTTAGCTACAAAGGATTttgaaaaccaagaaaaaacaatattaaCTGGAGACTGTTGTTATATAAATCCACTGGTGCGCAGAACCATCAGATTCCTTG GAATTTACGCATTTGGACTGTTTGCTACGGACATCTTTGTAAATGCTGGACAAGTAGTAACAGGGAATCTTGCACCACATTTTCTTGCACTTTGTAAACCCAACtatacagcacttggatgtaaaCAGTATACACAATTCATCAGTAGTGCGCATGCCTGTACGGGAAACCCAGACCTTATCATGAAAGCCAGAAAGACATTCCCATCCAAAGAAGCAGCACTAAGCGTATATGCAGCTATGTATCTGGCT ATGTATATCACCAGCACAGTAAAAGCCAGAGGAACAAGGCTTGCAAAACCTGTTCTGTGTTTGGGCTTAATGTGCTTAGCTTTCCTTACTGGAATCAACAGAGTAGCAGAGTATCGAAATCACTGGTCAGATGTAATAGCAGGATTTGTAATTGGAATATCTATAGCAGTGTTTTTG GTTGTTTGTGTGGTAAATAACTTCAGAGGACGTCAGCCAGAACATGAACATTCTCATATGGATAATCTGGCCCAGATGCCCGTGATCAGCATACCCCGAGTAGAAAGCCCGTTAGAAAAG AACCACATCACGGCCTTTGCAGAAGTCACATGA